DNA from Cyprinus carpio isolate SPL01 chromosome B3, ASM1834038v1, whole genome shotgun sequence:
tgtttttgaacaaaaatttttttttaaatttctgaacagtagtatatacacaattgtttttaaaatctaatttattgctTGAGATTTGTTAAATGGACTCTAAGTGTATGTATTACTGAATTCTGTTGCTGTCTCACCCTTGATGCAATATAGATGCAATATATAGATGGGTAAAAACAGCCATCCCAAGAGCAGCACCATCAGCATGCCCTGCACATCAACATGAGACATGATAAATCTCTGAGACATTAACTATATCACAACAGAAAGACGTCACTCATTCCCAGAATTCTTTGCCTTTTTACATAAAGTGGTATATTCAGCAAATTAATGTACTCTCTATCTTTTAAATTGTAGATCTTGTGTGCTTACGTTCCATTCATAAGCAGTGGAAGCTACAACCGCTGTCGTCCCTGAGCCGGCGAGACCAATGAAGTGACCACTGCCAGATTTGGCAGCCCACTGCCAGAACCAAGAGGAAGTAGATGACAAGCACCACTATATCTGTGGTGGCCAGGGTGGTGGGGGAAGGGGAAATGACGGGATGCTCGGTGGAAGCCATGAGGAGTTTCTCAGGTGTGTGTCACTTCAAGACAACAGACAGTAGATAATTGCTCTCATCTACACACTTTGACAAACACAGTCAATGTAATGATATGAAGATGTAACTTTATGTCTTCACTGATTATACATCATCTGGCCTGTTTTTGCATGTTAATGCTTTTCCAAGAATCACAGAGATATACTGGGTATAAGTTACAGAGAAATGGCAAATGTTTCCCTATGGAGTGTAAATCTAAAATGTTACCTTCTTAGAAACAGACAGAGGTCTTTAACTTAGTAAAAGGTCAATTAAAAGAGGACAGTAGGGTCTCCAGTGAATGAACCCAGAAGTTTCTCTCAGTAGCGTAGAGATGATCGCTCTCCGATCAACGGGATCAAACTCCACTCACCTTCATGTAACACTTCACACTGGTTAAAATGTAAGGGCGTTTTATTATCAAAACAATTATGACACCAGAACAATGTTGCAGCATCGCTTATACAGAGTTACTCAGTAGAAGCAGCAACATTTATTATACATGATACATTACAAAagaacaaaccaacaaaaataaatgaacaatagtAAAATTCCTTTACTGCCCTGTAAGTGTTCATAACTTTagtagtttgtgtattttttgcatttacagtatCAACGCCAGATATTAATTTGTCTTATATGGCACTTTTAAGTTCAAGTTGTTCAATTTTTTCTTTGGGCCATCATCCCATCCATGATGAGAGCATGAAAATAGCCTTTAACATTGTGAAACagcctaaaaataaaacaattaaaaacagcaagtaaaatacaaagcatataaataataataataataataataactgacagCTAGGAAATGTGCTATgatcacatacatacattttctgttttcatattacAAGCCCCTggttgtgattaaaaaaaaaaaatttaacatgatgaatattactatataaatataagatttttACATCTGGAAAAACAGCCAACACTTTGATAAAGACTGAATCATATGTGtgagttattatattttttttaaacgatttttacattcaaatagtttaatacaaatatattccATATAATCCTTTAAACATTCATTATAACTCAGTGCAATGAACAGAATGATACTGGAAACACATGATTTGATATGGTAACAAGGAATTAAAGCAGCACAaaagttaattataatttaatatttaaaaataccaaaTGCATATAGTGAAGTCATAATCTAGCTCATTGTTTTTCATAGCCAGTAAAGCAATAATATAAGAGCTAACTGCATCTCTTGTACAATAATATATCTCTATCTATGCAGTTTTTCATcaacaatttataatatattgcACTTAAACATTCTGCTTATGAGGAATGACTTTTTATCATTTAAGACATTAATTCATCAAAATATGTGTTTACAGTACAATGACCAACTGACAACTCCAAGCCAGGttctttattaaatacatttaagcaGAATTAAGACACACTGTTAAAAGCACTTTTCCTaaacaacaactttattaaaatatcaagTCAGTCAAGATCTGATACCCACAGTCctgattacattttacattaaatatcttATCTAACTGCACTTATGATTTACAGAATCCACTACCCCAACTTTTGGTTCCATTCCTGGTTTTTAAGTGCCAAGAGCAATCACACAGTCCATCCTGTAAAGAACGTCCTAGACCAAATCTGCTCAAATGTTTTAAAGCGATTTCTAATCTTTCCCTCACATTTTGCTCTGAAGCTTTCCTGTCCAGTCTGTGCCTGAGAGTTCAGCTTTGTAACTTCCCAGGACTTGCCATAACTTACACATGTCCTTGAATTACCATAAGGCTATTACTAAGTTTAGACTGGACAGGTATAGGAGTGGACAGTATGTAAGAGAACATTTATGCACTGTAAGTCTGTATTGTACGAGTATGTTTGCCTCATGTTGGGAGGTTTCTTCACCAGGCTACAGGAGAGGTCGTGCGAGGGCTCCTGGGGCTGCGTGGAGGGTTTTCTGTAGTCTGGATATCACTCAAAGCCCTCTAAACACAACAGCATGCAACAAACATATTGAAATACATATATGATAccttaaaaatgcatataaacctCATGGCATTCTTAAAAATGTAAGGGTTTTCATAACAATGCAATTGAAAAACCTTTTGGGTTTCTCAAAGAAACCTTCAGTGAaaagaaaatatgctgaaaatgtactcacccttaggctATTCAAGAAGAAATGTGGATAGAATcatcagcattacatcacttgctcaccagtggatgctctgcagtgaatggaatGGATTTTTTGGTCAGAAGTGacggtttaaggttaaaacaccgaaggatttgtttcttacaaacatgcatcttttcgcatcacaagatgttaactgatggacgaGTCATGCcagttacttgtggattattgtgatgttgtttgGACTgttgttctgacggcacccattcactgcagagcatccattggtgagcaagtgatgaaatgctaaatctgatgaagaaacaaactcatttacatattggatgacctgagggtgagtaaccattaaaaaaattaatgaacctttttccactataaagaaccttttgtgcattgaagaggttctatggatgttaaaggttcttcgtggaaacactgatgccaataaagaacctttaatttgAAGAGTGTACACAGCATATATCATCAAGTCGAAtagttttcattattaaattaacaaaaattaaatatcagcCAGTATTCCAAAAATATCAGTTGTAcatctattcaacaaagaatttCACGTCTTTCGTTTCTTTTGATTTATCAGTGCATTCAATGTTGTACTTTGTAAGAGACATTGCTTATGTCTGTTAACTTGTCGTGTTGCAAGTGAGCAGAATGTGAAGAAAAACAGCTCTCAAGAGAGCTGGGAAGGAAGAGTGACCTATTTTTGCCACCTGTCTGTGGTAAAAGCCTAAATACATCTTTTCTACTAGTTCACCTCATTTActacattttcatgaaaatatccATCAAGTCGACTAATACAAAACCTACCTCAAATTTAGCCATGAACTCTGCAAAGATACCAAAGAAACTCTCTGTGGTGGTGGCCTTTCCATCCTCACCGAAGAATGATGCGACTTTGCAGAACTCTTCCATTGCCCTCTGCTGCAGAGACTCCAGAGACTGCACTGCAGGGTGACTGTTTTCCAGAAACCCTTCATGCACATAGTTAAGGTGGTTTATGACATCAAGTATATTCAGTGGTTGAAAtgtttgtgaccctggaccacaaaaccagtcacaagtgtcattttttttttttaattgggatttatacatcatctgaaagttgaataaataatcttgTATGGTTgtatgatgtatggtttgttaggatagaactgagatacaactatttgaaaatctaaggatgcaaaaaaaaaaactaactaaaaaatctaaatattgagaaaatcacctttaaagttgtccaaatgatgttcgtagcaatgcatattactggtcaaaaattacgtttttatatatttacggtaggatatttacaaaatatcttcatggaacatgatcttttactgatttttggcataaaagaaaaatcaattattctgacccatacaatgcaatgttggctattgttacaaatggttttgtgctccagggtcacatataatctTGTCCTGATGGGTATCTGACCTGGATCTGCTTGGAAAAGTCTTATAGTTACAAATATGGCACAGTTAAATTTAGTAGAAGACATGCTAAGATCATATagtcagttttaatgttttggtgGAAGGATACACTCATAACAATGGCAAATCGATCCTCAGCGGTGGCTGGCATCTTCTGGCAGGCTAAACGAATGTCCTGGATTGTGGCATGTAAGTCATTGAAGTCAGAAGTGATGTTTCTTTGATTCACTGTGGAGAACAAagcaatgaaaaatatgaaagagaTCTGATCTCTGCACaactttttatgaaaacaaactaaaaaaaaacattaaatgggaATACTGCTCCATGACTTGGACAAAACTTGATGAGAAGCACCATGGATTGTGTAAATTGGTGTTTAAATGAatctatatttgtatatatataaaaaaaaaaatgtctggccACTCAAGTAGATCTTCACCTTTGGCTGCTTGTGGCACCATCTCAAGCTCCTTCCTAAAGTCCAGAACTTCTGGAAAGTGCTGGCACAATGATTTCACCAGGATATGCAGAAATGTCGACTTTCCATCCACTGTTTTGGTGGTACTGAGTCAACCAGAAAAAATGTAGGATCACAgttatattatgttaaaaataaaagctatacatataaaaaaataaactttacacaAATAAACGATGAACCTCATGAACTCATCTGCAAAAGATCTATGCACAGCAATGAGGCTTACTTCAGTAAGAAAATTGATCTTAAATCCTGTTGTTTTATTGGTCTTGGGTTGGCCGTTGTTTAGATAATTCCCCATAGCCAGcacaaactagaaaaaaaataaggaaGTTAATATACATGCCATGATAAGAAGATCATATTTATCCAATGTGTGCACTGGCATGGTGTGTTTGAGTATGCATTATGAAAAGCCTGCCACGTCAACAATCTTTTATCCGTAAATGAATTTCGTTGTGTGCTTGTTTGCAAGACTGTATGATTATGTGTGCCTGGGTAGAAACTAAATGACTCGGTGGAAATGAAGGAATTATACCTCCAGAATCTTGGCcagttttttgctgtttttgagcTCCAGTGAAGCCTTAAAAACACAGTCGTAGGCCCCCCTCATCTCCTCTGTTTTCTCTTGCAACGCAGTCTTAAAATGCAGACTTTTCAAACGGGTCTTATACTCTGGCACTGATAGCATCTGCATAGACAAATGTAtgcaatatacacaatatatgtacacaatattagaataatattaaaatttaatttaataaaaacaaacaatatacatataaatattcatgatattagattttttttaatattttttttaatgtaaatgtaggaTATACTTTTTTGGATATATGAGTTTGCTTGGGTCGTCTCTGTACTGCTCGTATTGTCTAACCTCATCATCGTCTGGTGCATATAGGAGCAATTGTTTTATATGCGATGAGTCTAAACGTTCACTCGACATCGTCATCAGCACCTGGCGTAGCTCGCTTGGTGACAGCTTCAGATGGGCAATCAAGATTGCTTTAAAGATAGTAGAAGAGTCTTAATAACAAAGTGTACAAGGGCATGTGCTTATAAGATACAGTAATAGCTAAATGCTAAGAAGATTGTAGTCTAACAGCTGGGACAGTTAACGAAAGGATCATGCTATTATCAAgtctgatttaaaaacaaaaacagcactgtCACAGAGCAAGACAAAAAAAGAACACATGTATAATTTAATACTTGACTGGGATGCACACATAAACATCAtctaaaccaggggtgtcaaacttagctctgcagccctgcagagtttagttccaacacacacacccatctagttttcaaataagcctgaaagacctgattagctggatcagtttggtttggagctaaactctgcaggcctgtggccctccaggagagTTTTACACCCCTGATCTAAACATTTACAAGTAAACTCCACCAAACTGAGCACAAATTACCATTTAAGATCCCATTACacttattgtgatgtatttttttccaaaaaaggacaTATAACTAGGAAAAAAATGTGAAGCATTGTTTTCTACTCACAAGCATTGTAAGCTTTCTTATGGGAGAGAATCTCCACCACATCTTTCTTCTTGAAAGTCTCCACCTGAGGTGAGGGCTCTGGAAGAGAAACTGAGACATGAATCGTAGTGTGAGTGAAAAAAACTTGGACTGGAAATCATTGTGTCAAATGATAAAAGGATAGTTaggtcctcctgggaagttcctACATACGTTCAGCCTTGAAACACAGCACTCGTGACGTGAATCCCCTTTATGGAGTAAGAAATCCATTGAGTTTATAGCAATGATCACATCATAAACTTAATGACGTTCTTGAATCATTTGCACACTGGTCTGTTACTGTAGGGACATCAACTTTACAACTTCATACCCCTAAACATGACGCTGAACAAAACAAATTGTGATTCGTTGCTTTACATGTCTGTCGGATATCCTCTTGGGCAGTCCTTGGCCAACAAAAGCTGCTATGGAGTCCAGGCCTTCTGCCGTCAAtatgaaggtctggctacgcaagaCTAATGGAGTAGTGCTTTCTGGCAAGATTTATCACCATTCTTcatccaaagtaaaaaaaaaaatactttgtacaGCCAATATTTGCAATTAAAACTTCATTATGACCAATAATATTTTGCTTTCACCATTATAAATAGACACACTGCAAGTCAGAAAGTCTGGTAAGAGGTTTCCTACTGCCAAATACAACATTGTGGTGGCGTTCATCTTTTTTGACATAACTTGAGAGCAGCCCCAGTCCCTAAAATATTAAAGGCATGACTTCCAAGACAATAATTTATTCTGGATATTTATGTACAGGgtttagattaataaaaataaaaaaacctttatattaaAGGTCATTGACCCAGGAGTTTAATTTCCAGCTTATAAGACCATTGAATCTTTCTCTATATCTTGTTTGTCTTCTATAAGATGTGCTATAAAGATGTTATCCCAAGGTGAGAGTTTCCCCCAACTTTCTTCTTGCTGCCCTTTAGTCTGAGCTAGATTTATGTAATGTGCAGGCTATTGTTATCTCAGTTGACTCATTCATAGCTGCCGTAGGCATCTTGGTGTCCTCTTTTACTATGGCTCTTCTTGTCTGAATACTCAGATTTGGAGGTCCGCCAGTTCTGGGCAGATTCACAGGTGTTGCTCATTTTATCACATTAAATTATGGACTTCATGGTGCTTTTAAGTATTAGAAGACACAGAAATTAAGTTTGATACACTTTACAAGCAACAAATGCCGACTACTACCTATGGACCACACTGTATCTCTCtctttgaaaaatatgaaaagcaacTCCCTTCTCAGATCATCAACAGCTTTTTTGTTCTCCTAGAAATGAGTTATACATATAACTTTTCTCACATTTTACTCACCAGGGCTCTTTTGGGTTCCAAAATGAAGCTCCAAGTCTAGGTATTTCACCATGTCACTCAGCTTCTCATAATCAGAATCTTCTTCCAACTGCAGTGAGAAACCACATCTGTCCTTACATTCTTCATTCTAATGGACTGAGCCAATCTCATGACGATGGACATCCTGAAATGTTCCATCATCACAATGGACCAATATATGTCTAAAATGGCTTACTACTTTTTTTTCAAGGTCTCCTCCAACTATTACCAGAGATTTTAGCATTGTCAATTTGGCTTATGCGGTTGCATGTTTGAAATTGCAAATATAAGTGACTACGAGATTTAGATCTCCTTTGGCTAAAACTGGTGGAAAACATCATCAAGATTCATTGAGTCAGCCATTTAAGACACATGCATTTCACATAAAGATTCAGCTTATTAGGCTGAAACTTCGTACCTGTCCCCAAATGGTTCCCTCAGAATTTTCCACTTGTTCCCATCGTAGCCGTTTTACACTCATATGACTGGAGTCTGTTTGTTGTGGTGAAGCCTTTGGGAGCGGAGGAGGCATGCAAGGTGGGGGTaaaggtggaggaggaggtggctCCACATTGGGCTCATCAGTGGGGTGGTGAGTTTGAGGTTGGGGTGTACTTGGTGGTTGCGTTTGGGACTGGGCCTCATGGTGGCTGTGATGGTGGTGACGATGTTCATGGTACATGGGTTGAGGGCTCTGTCTGGCCTGTGTAATGGGGGGAATCTGTGGGGTTGAGCgatgctgttgctgctgctgaatCTGCTGCTGATTCTGCTGTTGCTGaagctgttgctgctgctgaacCTGCTGTTGAAGCTGTTGCTGCTGTTGaagctgttgctgctgctgcagttgttgttgctgctggATATGCTGAAGCTGCTGTTGTGAAGTATGAGGCTGGAAGGTTGACAGAATCTGTTGGGTCTGGTGAGGTTTGTGAGGCTGGTGGATCTGGTGGTACTGAGGAGCTGACTGGATTGGCTGAACCTGGTGTATGTGTTCAATCTGGTGAATGTGGCGGGTTGGCAGAGGAGCTTGGTGCATCTGGTGGTGGTACTGTTGCTGAGATGGTTGAATAGCTTGAGAAACTGCTTGAGCCATGTGTGCCCGGTACATTTGTCTGTCCACCCTCTCCAGTCTTTCGATTCGCTCCATATGCTCCATGCATTCCAAACGCTGGATCTGCTCCAATCGGTCAAGTCTATCCATGGAGCTTGAGAGGTGAGCCTGATGACTCTGATGCATCTGATAAGCATGGTGTACTTGTTGATCTGGATGCAAGGGCTGGGGCTGCATGCCATAGATATGCCTATCCGAGCATTCCTTTCTTTCAATCCTATCAAGCCTATCCATGGAGCTAGATAATTGAGTCTGAATAGTCTGGTTTGAGTGGTGACTTTGGTGCACTTTAATAGACTGAGATTGGtgaattggtttattttgatGGATTGGAAGCATCTGGTGATCCTGTTGCACCTGGTGGTGTTGGTGAACCTGGTGAGCTGGATGAACCTGATGGTGCATCTCGTAGATTGCATGACTGGGGATGGGTGACTGGTTTATTTCTGGAGAGGGCATAGGGGGCAGAGACTGATGCATCTGCTGCTGAGATTGCTGAGGGTGGCTGGCTGTTGGTTGAACTGGAAGCGAGTGGTGCTCCTGAAGGACTTGGTGCTGCATCATCGGCTCATCACGTGTGGGCAACACCCTGTGAATGGATTGTCTTTTTGGAGGTGGGTTAGCTCTTGGCGGAGGCGGTGGAGGAGGTCCAGGGTGGCGACGGAAGGTCAGCTGTCGGGGTGCATGGTCAGGGGTGAATCGAGCAGGGGGAGGGGGGTCATTAAATTGGACTGGGGGAGGCGGAGGAGGAGTCATAGGGGGTGGAGGAATGTGCTCTAAGCTAGAGGAGTAGGTAAGAGAGCTTGCATCCTCACTGCTACTATGTACTTCACTTGGACTGCTTAGCTCAGGAGGCATGTACGgaccctcttcctcctcctcctcctcctcctcttcctcctctacCTCGTCTTCCTCATTCTGGAATGTCATCTGGACAATATCCTGGTGTTATTTAgaagtaaaatatacaaatagcATTGAGTTTTTGCAATAGACCAATGAAGATTAGCCATTTATCTTGTATCAAATATGAAGTCAGTTAACTATTCTAATATACAAACCTCTTCATAGTCATTCTCTGGTGACAGGAAGTCATCCACAGATAACTGCTGTCCCAGCTGCTCGCTCAGAGCCTCCATGAACAAATCTGTGTCAGGGGTACGAGGTGGACGTGAGAAGGTGTAGCGCTTCTTCCGAATGGGTGGACTAGGTGGGTAGTCCGGAGGAGAGGGTGGAGAGAGAGGTGGGCTGTCTAAACTGATGTACGGGTTGGACTCAGCACTGGTTTGAGAGGGAAGACCTGGAGGGTAGCAGGGGTACTGTGGACTCAGTGGAGGCTCCTGTATCCAAGAGTCAGGCTGTGGAGGTGGTGGTGGAGGTGGGGGTACAGGCTGTGCTGAAGCAGATTTGCGGCTACCTGAGAGATGAAAATAGAAAAGCAAAGGTTAAAAAGATAAAAGACTCTGCCTCAGATGAAATTCCTACCTATTACTCAAAGAAATGTCAAGGATTTTCTAGAATTCATAATAAAAAACTTAGAAGCACATTGACTGTACCAGAAGTGGCCCGAACAGATGGAGAGGAAGAGTATGCCCTGACGGACTGTGAGGAAGCATGCGGGAAGACGTCTACGTTAACCAGAGTTTCAGGAGCTGGAGGAGGTCGACTCTTCAGGGATTTGGATCTCTTCCCGGCATAGACATTCTCCAGCTCAGCATACAGAGCTGACAGCTAGATAGAGCATAGGGACAAGGTTGTTAATATAAAAACAGTGCACTTACTCAAGCATTTCAATGTTTGTGAACCTGTAAAATCAAAGAAGAGTGCTCACATTAGTCAGATTGTTGGGTGTCTCTGGTAAGGATGTTCCATCCCCTGATTGTCTCTCTCCAGGAGTCAGTCTCATAGGTGCCACCTCCACTGGCTCAGTGCAAATCCCTCATGAAGTAAAAAAATAGCCCATCAACTCTCATTTCAATTTGCTAAGAAAGCTGCAGTTTTTAATGATGGTACATAAGGTCCCACTTCCTACATTGCTGTTTTCATGATACATAATACTAGGTGTGAAAGTTGACACAATTTTATTACGTACATAGGTAGCTAAATGTGTATGCCAATGTATGCCTGCATGCCAGTGGTTGTTAAACTGGAGTCTGCAGACTTCCAGGTGCTAGGTGGCTGGTGGAAAATGAGAATTTTGCAAAATGTATGAGGACTGCTgtagttaaaatgtttaacagtcattttttttaaatacacttcatGAGGCTAGTCAGACACTATGAGATTACCACTTTTTTGACTATAGGCAGCCCTAGTTTTATAACAGTAAGTTATCAATGGCATCAAAAAATTGAAAACCTCTGTTGTTCGTTATAATGTGTAATACAACAGTGTTTGAAGACAGCTTACCCATGCCCAAGTGAGTGCCTATAACCAGATCATCTGAGCTGCGTCCCCTCACACTGCTCCTGTAGGTGGTTCCTGTCACCTTCATGGAGCTGCTGCGCCTATGAGGCTCATGGGCTGGAGGTTCAGGATCTGCTGATGGACACTAccaataataaatacatgcatgcatacctTGTATGTACTTATACTCTATACAGATTGAAGGGCTCACGTGTAACTTTATAGCCAAGGAATCGGGAGATCTTGTTCTGGCAGTGTTCCTGCTCCTCGTAGGTCAGCAGCTGGTAAATGAACTGCCAAATCACCTGTTTTGCTGGGGTATCCAACACAGGGAAGACATCCACAATCAAAGTGTCTACGTTTCTAATGGCAcaggaaaaaaatgaatcaaatcagGTTTCACACAAAGTTCAGGAATGTTCTCAGAGAATCAATGGAGACATTTCTATCTTTTCTATCATTTCTATCTAGaatactctttctttctttcactaaAATATATTATGGGTATGTCCTTCACCTGTGCTGGAAGAAGGCCTCCAGGGCCTTGCAGATGGTGTATCTCTCTTGGAGTGTGAGAAGGTGCTCAAGCTGCTGGCTGAAGGTGCGACCCTGTACGCGGATACTGGGAGGCAAGATCTCGGCGATCCACTGAAGGGAGCTAAGCACAGGAGCACGGGAGCGTGGAGAAACCTCCACCAGTTCAGGTTCGGTCATGGTGAAGGCCGGCGGGCCGTCTTCAACCACCAGACTGGGCATTGCCCCACTCCCCTGCAGCATGGACACCACCTTTTCATGTGAACAGCTCCTGAGGGGATGCACAAAAATACAAAGTTTACACAGTGTTGACTTGAGCCGGGCGCACACTGTGCGATTTTTAATAGTCCTTCACGATTAATGCTTGCCAGACTGTACGAACATGATGATAATGTCACACTGTGGGATCTCAGTTGTCATTATTGTCAGAATGTACAACAGTCAAGACGCGTTAAAAACAGATGCACACAAGAAAACTTTTCCAGATTTTTACCTTATCAACCCATACATGTTCAGTGACTGTGAGCTACATTACACATGGGGCTGTAATGTCGGCTATCATGAAAAGTATATGAACAACAGCAATACCAACATATTTATGAAGAATAGTGTAAGCAGCACTACACACCCACATGAAAACAGAGGCACATATCATGGCAAAGGCAACATATCATAAGAATTCCGTGAGCGGAGGAGACCACCA
Protein-coding regions in this window:
- the LOC109055913 gene encoding delphilin-like, which codes for MMRRFLKSQKSRFSLRQSRSGSRSASKDFYPNPNVLRDFPLNIELGLPANNQGWPEDFGFKLGGDGPSYILSVVEGSSAYMAGLQPGDQVLEIDGQDVSSLSTKALIALAQTLKTVPPSIGVVSRIEQMDIAPGPDGRFGFTIVGDSPLLVEDCMLNSPAGRSGLRAGDYVMEVNGIPVKQHETAAAMIKASQGRTLRLGVLRMNRWQKRTSSSMKETYQSRDMVRQDRKHKALEFNKKVEEILGEEPEVKERLFDLLKQYANERDVEGLASTLPEILLTEEHQQLIDSIRIFIPKKHRQRFDEMVSQSLMSRLRGRSFSEHRNNRLRRSRSEDHPERLLSVSTRASSVPRTANEEVVMPPARGLRKTTSLIAGHSSSFSTRRTVRVYKGNQSFGFTLRGHAPVWIDSVIPGSPAEKAGLKPGDRILFLNGLDMRSCSHEKVVSMLQGSGAMPSLVVEDGPPAFTMTEPELVEVSPRSRAPVLSSLQWIAEILPPSIRVQGRTFSQQLEHLLTLQERYTICKALEAFFQHRNVDTLIVDVFPVLDTPAKQVIWQFIYQLLTYEEQEHCQNKISRFLGYKVTPDPEPPAHEPHRRSSSMKVTGTTYRSSVRGRSSDDLVIGTHLGMGICTEPVEVAPMRLTPGERQSGDGTSLPETPNNLTNLSALYAELENVYAGKRSKSLKSRPPPAPETLVNVDVFPHASSQSVRAYSSSPSVRATSGSRKSASAQPVPPPPPPPPQPDSWIQEPPLSPQYPCYPPGLPSQTSAESNPYISLDSPPLSPPSPPDYPPSPPIRKKRYTFSRPPRTPDTDLFMEALSEQLGQQLSVDDFLSPENDYEEDIVQMTFQNEEDEVEEEEEEEEEEEEGPYMPPELSSPSEVHSSSEDASSLTYSSSLEHIPPPPMTPPPPPPVQFNDPPPPARFTPDHAPRQLTFRRHPGPPPPPPPRANPPPKRQSIHRVLPTRDEPMMQHQVLQEHHSLPVQPTASHPQQSQQQMHQSLPPMPSPEINQSPIPSHAIYEMHHQVHPAHQVHQHHQVQQDHQMLPIHQNKPIHQSQSIKVHQSHHSNQTIQTQLSSSMDRLDRIERKECSDRHIYGMQPQPLHPDQQVHHAYQMHQSHQAHLSSSMDRLDRLEQIQRLECMEHMERIERLERVDRQMYRAHMAQAVSQAIQPSQQQYHHQMHQAPLPTRHIHQIEHIHQVQPIQSAPQYHQIHQPHKPHQTQQILSTFQPHTSQQQLQHIQQQQQLQQQQQLQQQQQLQQQVQQQQQLQQQQNQQQIQQQQQHRSTPQIPPITQARQSPQPMYHEHRHHHHSHHEAQSQTQPPSTPQPQTHHPTDEPNVEPPPPPPLPPPCMPPPLPKASPQQTDSSHMSVKRLRWEQVENSEGTIWGQLEEDSDYEKLSDMVKYLDLELHFGTQKSPVSLPEPSPQVETFKKKDVVEILSHKKAYNASILIAHLKLSPSELRQVLMTMSSERLDSSHIKQLLLYAPDDDEVRQYEQYRDDPSKLIYPKKYILQMLSVPEYKTRLKSLHFKTALQEKTEEMRGAYDCVFKASLELKNSKKLAKILEFVLAMGNYLNNGQPKTNKTTGFKINFLTELSTTKTVDGKSTFLHILVKSLCQHFPEVLDFRKELEMVPQAAKVNQRNITSDFNDLHATIQDIRLACQKMPATAEDRFAIVMSGFLENSHPAVQSLESLQQRAMEEFCKVASFFGEDGKATTTESFFGIFAEFMAKFERALSDIQTTENPPRSPRSPRTTSPVAW